The following proteins come from a genomic window of Pirellula staleyi DSM 6068:
- a CDS encoding MBL fold metallo-hydrolase RNA specificity domain-containing protein gives MFCYDRGLRITPLDLAVDICRRQPRGFISHAHSDHMAAHELAIGTPLTAALYRRRYGDKLVRELPFEQPWQWDEFSLSTHPAGHIAGSAMLHVAASDQSLLYTGDFRLRESMTAETPRCPHADILVMECTFGQPHYKFPPRELASEQLIDIVSQTLRRQEVPVIHAYVTGKAQEVTAILAHAGLPVKVHPLVAEVNAITAAHGIKIGNYGVATSLTEGFVYIAPPRSQKAMPLLGPVAKRTIAVTGWAIDPTWRTRQRYDYAVVLSDHADYDELLECVDRVAPRQVYCTHGPMSFVADLRERGIDAHPLNPRDRVLAT, from the coding sequence TTGTTTTGCTACGACCGTGGGCTCCGCATTACGCCACTCGATCTCGCGGTGGATATCTGCCGCCGACAGCCTCGCGGATTTATCTCGCACGCTCACAGCGATCATATGGCGGCGCATGAACTCGCGATCGGCACGCCACTTACCGCAGCCCTCTATCGCCGGCGCTACGGCGACAAGCTGGTCCGCGAACTTCCGTTCGAACAGCCGTGGCAGTGGGACGAGTTCTCGCTTAGCACCCATCCGGCCGGGCATATCGCGGGTTCCGCGATGCTGCATGTGGCAGCGTCCGATCAATCGCTCCTCTATACCGGCGATTTTCGGCTCCGCGAGTCGATGACAGCCGAGACCCCTCGCTGTCCCCACGCCGACATCCTGGTGATGGAATGCACGTTTGGTCAGCCGCACTATAAATTTCCACCGCGGGAACTGGCGAGCGAGCAGTTGATCGACATTGTTTCGCAAACGTTGCGTCGTCAGGAAGTTCCGGTCATTCATGCCTATGTGACCGGAAAAGCTCAAGAGGTGACGGCGATCTTGGCCCACGCCGGTTTGCCGGTGAAGGTCCATCCACTGGTGGCGGAAGTGAATGCGATCACCGCAGCGCACGGCATCAAGATTGGAAACTACGGAGTGGCGACTTCGCTGACCGAGGGCTTTGTCTATATTGCTCCGCCCCGTTCGCAAAAAGCGATGCCGCTGCTGGGGCCTGTGGCTAAGCGGACGATCGCGGTGACCGGCTGGGCGATCGATCCCACCTGGCGAACGCGCCAGCGCTATGACTACGCGGTGGTCCTGTCCGATCATGCCGATTATGACGAGCTGCTCGAATGTGTCGATCGTGTCGCGCCCCGGCAGGTCTATTGCACGCATGGCCCAATGTCGTTTGTGGCCGACCTGCGCGAGCGGGGGATCGATGCCCATCCGCTTAATCCGCGTGATCGAGTCCTCGCTACGTAA